The DNA sequence TCAAGCCCAGTCACCATGCTTAAGCTTCAATTCACACACATAGTGGACTTCTTAGGCTACGTTGTAATAACATTAATAACCTTAGTGGCGTTAATTTATTGGGTCGCCTCAACTGCAAGTAGTAAGGATCTTCGCAGTCACATTAATGCAGGCTGGTGGATAATAGCGGTACTGTACTCAGCATTAGTATTATCATTCTTAGGTAGCTTCAGCGTCTTCCAAACCCCAATAATACCATTCCCATGGGATACTGCGGCAGCCGCAGTGGTTGCACTTGCTCTATACGTATATGGTACCCGCAGTGGTTTATTAACTGATGATTTAATCGCCGTGTTTAAGGAAATTGGAGTTAACATTAATAAGTAAGAATCCCCACTTCACTACACTACTTCATTAAAAATCATTAAGTTTTAAAAGCTTTAATCAATACCTGTTTCATTAATTAATTCGCCTGCTTCCCTGGAAGTAAGCCAAGAGCGATGGATCTTATCTTCTCCATGCATGTTATTGAATCTCTAATTAACATACCCAATACTAATTCATTAACATGCAACTTATCGGCTAGGCAGGAATTCTCAGCATAGAATCTGGCTAATACGTATTCATTACTCATTTCTATTAATTTATTAACCACAATCCAGCCGTCCTCCGTGGATTTAACACCTTGATTAATACCCAGCACCTTAGCCACCTCAGAGAGTAATTTTAGGCAGATTTCATGAACCTTAACAGGGTTTGATAAGTCATTGGTCAGTTCAGTCCTGAAGCCATCCTTAATGTACTCTATGCTCATTTATTCTGAACCACCGTTATGTTCTCGTCTATGAAGATGTTATCCTCATTGAATCCTTCCTCAAGGAGCAGTTTCCTAATCTTATACCTATGGTCGCCCTGAATCTCAATCCTATTATCCTTAACAGTGCCCCCAGCGGCTAACTTACGTTTAAGCTGCTTAGCCACCTCCTCTAGGTTTATGCTCTTGGCATCATTACTATCAACCTCAATTATTGTGACGTAATGAGCCCTCCTCTTCTCAACCCTTATCCTAATTAAGGCCTGCTCCTTAGCTATTGACTCACTAACTACATTATCACTTCCACTTATTGACGAAAGCAGTTGATCAATCACGTTATCCTGGTTGGGCTTACTATCCACCTCTCCCATGACCTACATTAATAAGACAAGCTTCCCCTATTTAAAGTTTCCCACAAGCAGATACCGTCCGGAAACTTAAGGAATAGAAACATTAAACTTACTGAATAAACACCACCAGTGCTGG is a window from the Caldivirga sp. genome containing:
- a CDS encoding translation initiation factor: MDSKPNQDNVIDQLLSSISGSDNVVSESIAKEQALIRIRVEKRRAHYVTIIEVDSNDAKSINLEEVAKQLKRKLAAGGTVKDNRIEIQGDHRYKIRKLLLEEGFNEDNIFIDENITVVQNK